The following proteins are encoded in a genomic region of Spirosoma sp. SC4-14:
- a CDS encoding AAA family ATPase, with protein sequence MLKRVSIQNFKSLKDVTLDLQKVNLLIGPNNSGKTNFLKALEFSYYNHNFFEVEDEESGVAFMGYDLLGNHTELVFKRNQNATITLKLALVEDDIEREVEINWSSNKSTVRLTPRHNYNLKQDVVKFIRQSLGEIIIYNPNPNTFNKPGPVGMGAQVINADASNLIAFFDYIRDEHPETFAQIKADLAKCVPEFTEINFQSVKPTEDLIKISGPATYKRIGLTDGRQKTIYWADELSEGTLYFIALLCIINQPNPPKLLLLEEPEKGIHPRRIHEVVQFILRLVEEKDIQVIMTTHSPVVLDMFSEMPESVFIFDKDEEGATHVKNLQHDVIEPDTEKSKELGVEPPHYTDALGDSWTIGFLGGVPK encoded by the coding sequence ATGCTCAAGCGCGTATCGATCCAGAATTTCAAAAGCCTGAAAGACGTAACGCTCGATCTTCAGAAAGTAAATTTGTTAATCGGCCCGAACAACTCCGGTAAAACCAATTTTCTGAAGGCACTGGAGTTTTCATATTATAATCATAATTTTTTTGAAGTAGAGGATGAAGAGTCTGGTGTGGCTTTTATGGGCTATGATCTTCTAGGAAATCATACGGAATTAGTTTTTAAGAGAAATCAGAATGCTACAATTACTCTAAAATTAGCTTTAGTAGAAGACGATATAGAAAGGGAAGTAGAAATCAATTGGTCTTCAAATAAATCAACTGTAAGACTAACTCCAAGGCATAACTATAATCTTAAGCAGGACGTTGTCAAATTTATTAGGCAATCACTAGGTGAAATAATTATATATAATCCTAATCCTAATACGTTTAACAAGCCGGGTCCGGTTGGAATGGGTGCCCAGGTTATTAATGCTGATGCGTCGAACCTGATAGCCTTTTTCGATTATATCCGTGACGAACATCCCGAGACGTTTGCTCAAATTAAAGCTGATTTGGCAAAGTGTGTTCCAGAATTTACTGAAATAAATTTTCAAAGTGTAAAACCAACAGAGGACCTTATAAAAATATCTGGGCCTGCCACATACAAGCGGATTGGCCTAACGGATGGTCGGCAAAAAACAATTTATTGGGCCGACGAACTTTCTGAAGGTACACTCTACTTTATTGCTCTTCTCTGCATCATCAATCAACCGAATCCGCCTAAATTACTGCTGCTCGAAGAGCCAGAGAAAGGCATTCACCCGCGACGGATACATGAGGTTGTTCAGTTCATTCTGCGTTTAGTGGAAGAAAAAGACATTCAGGTAATTATGACTACCCATAGTCCGGTGGTGCTGGATATGTTTTCAGAAATGCCAGAAAGTGTGTTCATTTTTGACAAAGATGAAGAAGGGGCTACGCATGTTAAGAACCTGCAACATGATGTTATTGAGCCGGATACGGAAAAAAGTAAAGAATTAGGTGTTGAGCCTCCGCATTATACGGATGCGTTAGGTGATTCGTGGACCATTGGTTTTCTGGGGGGCGTACCAAAATGA
- a CDS encoding cystathionine beta-synthase — MNYYNSIIDTIGNTPLVKLNKVTKGIPGTILAKVEYFNPGNSVKDRIAIRMIEDAEARGVLKPGGTIIEGTSGNTGMGLALAAIGKGYKCIFTMADKQSQEKIDILRAVGAEVVVCPTNVTPDDPRSYYSVAKKLNRDIPNSLYPNQYDNLANTAAHYETTGPEIWRDTDGKITHFAAGVGTGGTICGTSKFLKEQNPDILSIGLDTYGSVFKKYKETGQFDEGEIYPYLTEGIGEDILPQNVDFNVIDYFVKVTDKDAAIMARRLAREEGLFVGWSCGTAVHGALEWAKDHLTADDVLVILLPDHGTRYLAKIYNDTWMKDHGFLEDRAFKTARDIIHSKNGSVSNRQSQLTTIGSGVSVGQAIQVLNRHSISQLPVVDEEDHIVGSLTDSTVLNKLIEDPTVKDKPVREVMDKPFKFVGLDNTIDSLSSLIDRDNKALLVRDEKEQVHIITQADLLAAMTS, encoded by the coding sequence ATGAACTACTACAACTCAATTATCGATACCATTGGCAACACACCTCTGGTGAAACTCAACAAGGTCACGAAAGGAATTCCGGGGACGATTCTGGCCAAAGTTGAATACTTCAATCCCGGTAATTCGGTCAAAGATCGCATTGCCATTCGGATGATTGAGGATGCCGAAGCGCGGGGCGTTTTAAAACCCGGCGGCACCATTATCGAAGGCACCAGCGGAAACACCGGCATGGGGCTGGCGCTGGCTGCCATTGGCAAAGGATATAAGTGCATTTTTACGATGGCCGATAAGCAGTCGCAGGAAAAGATCGATATTCTGCGGGCGGTAGGGGCCGAGGTTGTTGTTTGCCCTACAAACGTAACGCCCGACGACCCGCGCTCCTATTACTCTGTTGCGAAGAAACTGAACCGCGATATTCCGAATTCGCTCTATCCAAACCAGTACGATAACCTCGCCAATACAGCCGCACACTACGAAACAACGGGCCCCGAAATCTGGCGCGATACCGATGGTAAAATCACCCATTTTGCCGCTGGCGTCGGTACGGGCGGCACTATCTGTGGTACATCGAAATTTCTGAAAGAACAGAATCCCGACATCTTATCAATTGGGCTGGATACTTACGGTTCGGTATTCAAAAAATACAAGGAAACCGGCCAGTTCGACGAAGGTGAGATTTATCCGTATCTGACCGAAGGCATTGGCGAAGACATTCTCCCCCAGAACGTCGATTTTAACGTAATCGATTACTTCGTGAAAGTTACCGACAAAGACGCAGCCATAATGGCTCGTCGGCTGGCTCGCGAGGAAGGGCTGTTTGTGGGCTGGTCGTGTGGTACGGCGGTGCATGGCGCCCTGGAATGGGCCAAAGACCATCTTACGGCCGACGATGTGCTGGTAATTTTGCTGCCCGATCATGGTACCCGTTATCTGGCTAAGATTTACAATGATACCTGGATGAAAGACCACGGCTTTCTGGAAGACCGGGCTTTTAAAACCGCCCGCGACATTATTCACAGCAAGAACGGAAGCGTTTCAAACCGGCAGTCGCAACTCACTACAATTGGGTCGGGTGTATCGGTAGGGCAGGCCATTCAGGTACTGAACCGGCACAGCATTTCACAACTTCCGGTGGTTGACGAAGAGGATCATATAGTGGGTAGCCTGACCGACTCAACAGTACTGAATAAGTTAATCGAAGATCCAACGGTGAAAGACAAACCTGTGCGTGAGGTCATGGACAAGCCTTTTAAGTTCGTGGGGCTCGACAATACCATCGACTCGCTGTCGTCGCTGATCGACCGCGATAACAAAGCATTGCTCGTCCGCGACGAAAAAGAACAGGTTCACATTATTACCCAGGCCGATCTACTGGCCGCCATGACGAGTTGA